The Stomatobaculum sp. F0698 genomic sequence CTCGACACCCGCCAAAATGGGCATAGGCACCATTTGTTACGGCCTTGCGATTCTCATCATGATTGCGCCCTTTAAGATTTACGCGCCGGGCATGAAGGCAAGCCCGCTCTGGTTGGTCGGCTTCTATGTCGTGATGACGGTCGGTGAGGCCATCTGCTATCCGGCGGGAACTTCGGCGGCAACTTCGGTGGCACCGCTCGCGTTCTCGACGCAGATGATGACGATTTGGTTCATGGGACAGTCGACCGGCGCAAGTCTCTGCGCCCTGGTCGCTAACTTCTACAAGGAAGGAGCGGAGATTCCGTACTTCTTCAGCATGGGTATCCCGGTCGTTCTGGTCGGTGTGCTCGTGCTTCTGTTCAGCCGCCGTCTCGCGCGGGGCATGGGACTCAGCTCCAAGGAATAAGACAAACGGCGCACGCGGTATTCGCCGCGTGCGCTGCCGCTATATTGAAAAGAAATGACTGCGCATTTCGGGGAGGGGTGGTAATCCCTTGGCTGTTATGCTAGAATAACAGGTGGAAAAACTCCTCGCACCATATAATTTGCGCAAGCAATCGGAACTCGAGGAGCATTTTTGTGGCAGAAACGTGAAAAAGAGGCGCTTTGCCACGGGTACGATTAAGCCTCGGCGGAAGGTCCGCTGATCCTGAATCACAGCATCCATGACAGGAGGAGAAACAAATGAATTACGATGCGAATATCAAGAGAATCCGCGAAATCATGGTGAGACTTCGCATGCTGGAGACCGCGAACAATATCATGTTCTGCGACCAGTGGCATGCAGGCCCGGAGGCCGGTTTCGACCAGACCACCAATGTGGAAATGTACCTCAGCGAGCTCACCCAGCAGCTGGTTGAGAACGACGAGGTGAAGCAGCTGGTCGCGGATTTCGCAGACTTTGACAAGGATCAGTACAAGAGCGACATCGACCGCGGCATGGTGCGCTACCTGAGCGACCGCTATAAGAATGCAACCCTGATTCCGCTGGAGCTCGGCGAGGAGCTGGGCCGCATTAACAACGACGGCAGAAAGGCTTGGCACGAGTGCAAGAAGAACAACGACTTCAAGGGCTTCAAGCCCTATCTGCAGAAGCAGTTTGAGGTGCAGAAGCGCGTTGCGGATGCCATCAACCCGAACGAGTCTGCGTTCCAGGTGCTCGTGAACTGCTGGGATGCGGACTGGAGACTGGAAGAGATTGATAAGATTTTCGGCGAGGTGAAGCCGGAGATTGTTTCGCTTCTCAAGAAGACCGAGAGCTACAGAGACAGCATTGACCCCTCCGTCATCGACTGCGATGTCGACAGAGAGACGAAGGAGAGAATTGTCAGAAAGCTCATGGATTACTACGGCTTTAACTGGAACCAGGGCATTCTCTACGAGGAGGAGCATCCGAGCTGCGTCTGCGCGGGACCGAGAGACTCCCGTCCGTCGACCAACTACTCGAGAAACCTGTTCTACACCCTGCTCGGCGCTGCGCACGAGACCGGACACGGCATCTACAACTACGGCTCCTCTCAGGAAGTCGTGGATGCGGGCCTCTGGGGCGGCATTGACGGCAGCATGCACGAGTCCCAGTCCAAGTTCTACGAGGATCAGGTCGGCCGTTCCCTCGAGTTCTGGACGGCGTTCTAT encodes the following:
- a CDS encoding carboxypeptidase M32; this encodes MNYDANIKRIREIMVRLRMLETANNIMFCDQWHAGPEAGFDQTTNVEMYLSELTQQLVENDEVKQLVADFADFDKDQYKSDIDRGMVRYLSDRYKNATLIPLELGEELGRINNDGRKAWHECKKNNDFKGFKPYLQKQFEVQKRVADAINPNESAFQVLVNCWDADWRLEEIDKIFGEVKPEIVSLLKKTESYRDSIDPSVIDCDVDRETKERIVRKLMDYYGFNWNQGILYEEEHPSCVCAGPRDSRPSTNYSRNLFYTLLGAAHETGHGIYNYGSSQEVVDAGLWGGIDGSMHESQSKFYEDQVGRSLEFWTAFYPEIQKEVPKFRDIPVETVVRALNKPNPGWSRMQADELTVPLHLILRYEMERDYFSGKLSIDDMEEAWNTRYKEYLGVTPKNASEGILQDVHWSTGFVGYFQGYALGLVYSCQYRNSILKAHPDAWKKLAKGDISDINSWLAEHIHSLGQTYTTRETIIKATGEDVNTKYYLEYLRGKFTQM